The sequence CTAAACGCAGGTTACTTTCGATCATGCGTTTACGTGCTGCTTCATCACCGCGTAGAGCTCGACGTGCGTAAAGCACTTCTTCTTCTGCGGTTAGTAGTGGTGAGAAACCGATTTCGCCTAGATACAGTTGAGTGGCATCTAAGCTTTTAGACGTAACTTCAACTTCTTCTTTCGCTTCGGTTTTCTTAGTGACTGTTCGTTTTACTTTTCCAAGAGCTTCCGGTTCCGTGGTTGCTTGGTCAAGATCGAACTCTTCTTTGGTTACTGCATTGCTTATACTCATAACGCCTCCCCCTGGCGAAATTAGCATGACATTACAACTTCATATGTCGCTAAATGACTATGTCACTCAATACAATACGTTAATCATTCATATTGTATTTAAGGCAAATATCGTTTTGGATTAACGGATTTACCTTGGTAACGAATCTCAAAGTGCAGCCTAACACTGCTGGCTCCAGAGCTTCCCATTGTTGCAATCTTCTGCCCTGGTTTCACACTTTGCCCTTCAGATACTAATAGTCGGTCGTTATGCGCGTATGCACTTAAGTAATTATCATTGTGCTTCACAATCACTAGATTGCCGTAGCCTCGTAGTGCATTACCCGAATAAACAACCGTTCCCCCTGCAGTAGATACTATTGGCTGACCTCGCTGTCCTGCTATGTCTATGCCTTTATTTCCTTGTTCGCCTACAGAGAAATTCTTAATTACTCTCCCTTTAGTTGGCCATAACCATTTGGATACTTTATCACTTGTTGGTTTGGTGGACGGTGTAACATTCTGTTTACCTTTAGAACCAACATACTCCTTTGATTTAGATTGTTCAACCTTCTTTGGTGGATCTTTTTTTACCACTTTGGTGGTAGTTTGAGCTGGAGCTGGTTTAGAGTTTTTGCTCGATTGTGGTTTGGTTTTAGGTTTACTTGCCGCAGATGACGTTGTCGATGCCGCGACAGGCGCAGCAACTGCTGCTGCCGCTACCGTAGATTTACCATACGCAGGCGCGTTGTAGCTAGGACGCCACAACTTAAGCTTCTGTCCTGGGTGGATAGTATAAGGGGCAGACAATTTGTTGTAACTGACGAGGTCATTCACATCTTTATTGGTCACATAAGCGATGAAATAAAGCGTGTCGCCTTTTTTCACTTCATAGTAACTGCCGCGATAACTACCACGATCAATCGATGAGTATTTCTTGTTAAGGCTTGAAACCGGCGCAGGCGAATTCGCTGCACACCCAACAAGGGCACAGCTAAGCAGTAAAGTACTTCCTTTAAACAACTTCGAACGCATCGACTCTCTATCCACCTACACCATTGGTCTTGTTATTAAGCTAGTTCACCAGGAACAAGAGGTACAAATCTCACCATTTCGATAACACTCGACAAAAATTCATCGCCGTGACGAACGATCTTCAACAGTTGTTGTTCATCATCCCCAACAGGAATCAGTAAACGACCGCCATCTTTCAGCTGTTGCAGAAGCGCTTGAGGAATCGACTCTGCAGCAGCGGTAACAATAATCGCATCAAAAGGCGCCTTTGAAGACCACCCTTGCCAACCATCACCATGCTTAGTTGAAATATTGTAGAAATCGAGTTGCTTCAACCTACGTTTAGCATCCCATTGTAGCGACTTTATTCTTTCAACCGAATAGACATGATCAACAAGCTGAGCCAATACTGCGGTTTGGTAGCCAGAACCTGTTCCGATCTCCAAAACGCGGCTATCTTGTTGTAACTCAAGTAACTCTGTCATTTTAGCAACAATGTATGGTTGCGAGATGGTTTGCCCCTGTCCGATCGGCAGCGCATTATTATCATAAGCTTGATGGTACATCGCTTGTGATAAAAAGCTCTCCCTCGGCAGTTGGTAAATAGCATCAAGAACCTTTTGGTCTCGGATGCCATTTTCAATCAGAAAAGTAACTAAGCGCTCGGCTTGTGGATTGCTCACTTACTTCTCCCCTAACCATGTTGTCATCGCACCTAACGACTCGTGCGCCGTCAGATCAACTTGTAACGGTGTTACCGATACAAAGCCATGTTCGATTGCATAAAAATCGGTACCTTCGCCAGCATCTTGCTCTTTACCCGGAGGACCAAGCCAGTAGATATCATGACCACGAGGGTCCTTTTGCTTAATCATATCTTCAGCATGGTGACGAGCACCTAGGCGCGTTACTTGAGTACCAGAGAGCTGTTCTAAAGCTAGATCAGGCACATTGACGTTTAACAGGCGATTAGTTGGGATTGGGTTTACTAAATGTTGTTCGACGATACGACGAGCAATCGCTGCCGCTGTCTTAAAATGTTTTTTACCCACCAATGAAAACGCCACCGATTGGACACCTAAGAAGTGCCCTTCCATTGCGGCTGCGACTGTGCCTGAATAAAGCACATCGTCACCGAGGTTTGCACCGTGATTAATGCCCGTTAAAACCAGATCGGGCATATCATTTTTAAGCAGTTCATTTAACGCAAAATGCACACAATCTGTCGGCGTGCCTTGTACCGAGTAGGTATTTTCTGCAATTTCTTGAACACGCAAAGGTTGCTCTAAAGTTAATGAATTTGAAGCACCTGAGCGATTACGGTCAGGTGCAACAATGATAACTTCAGCAAGATCACGTAATTCATTTGCTAGCTCATGAATACCTTGAGCATGCACACCATCATCGTTGCTGAGTAAAATCTTCATCTTGTATCCTTTCTTTTGTTCCAATGCCAAGTGACTAAATTCCAATATCAAGTGACTTAGCTCCAAGCATAATCGTTATTGCTCGTAGCTTCTTTCTACGTGTACTTCTTCAACCAATTCGCGAACGATCGCTGTTGCGAAACAGCCCGCATCAAGAGAAAACTTAAGCGTGACATTATCTTCGTTCACTTCCCAAGTTAAATCCGTTGGTTTCAGTGACGCTTCACGGCGATCATGGCGCATACGGTTACCACGAATCAAAGCCATTAGATCCGGTTCAGCATCAAGGTGTTTCTGTTCTAGAGCTTGAGACTCATCAGTCGTTGGTAAGGCATTATCGCCAGCCAAAGCAACAGTCATCAAAGCAGAGCCGTTCGCGATGTCTTGGTTTACAGCTTCAATGTTGTCAGCCGTTACCGTTAGTTGAGCGCCGTCTTTCAACACGATATCGCCAACCAATGCTGATGCAAACGCACCTTGCTCAATACGGTCTGAAAGGATCAGGTTGTAAATCCACGAGCGAGCTGCAGAAAGGTACAAGCTGCGCTTATTTTGGTTACGAGTACGAACGTTATCACGGCCCCAACGACGAGCTTCAGATAGGTTGTTACCTTCATTGCCAAAACGCTGAGCACCAAAGTAGTTTGGCACGCCCACTTGAGCGACTTTTTCCAAACGCTTGACCACATCTTCGCAATCCGTTACTTCAGACAAGGTCAACTCAAATTGGTTGCCAACTAAATCGCCCGGACGTAACTTTTTGTTGTGTCGCGCTGTCGCTAGGATTTCGATGCTTGGGTATTGTGCTAAGAACGCTGAAAAGTCAGGCTCACCTTTCGGTAGGTGGACGCTCAACCACTGCTCTGTCACAGCGTGACGGTCTTTCAAACCCGCCCAGCTCACGTCTTTCGACTTAACACCGCAAGCCTTAGCCAACTCATTCGCCACGAAGCTTGTATTCTCACCCGTTTTACGGATGCGAACCATTAGATGCTCGCCTTCACCGGTAAATTCAAAACCCAAGTCTTCATTAACGACAAAGTGTTCGGCTTTTGCTTTTAGTTTTGCTTTCGCAGTTGGTTTACCGTTTAGATAAGCCAATGAAGATAAAATATCTGACATGCTGTTCTTTTCGTGTTGGTGCTTACGCACTTTTGGTAATTAGGACCACCGCTTCACATGCGATGCCCTCTTTGCGACCTGTAAAACCTAAACGCTCTGTAGTCGTGGCTTTTACATTCACATTACTGATGCTGGTTTCTAAGTCTTGTGCAATCGCTTGGCACATAGATTCTATATGAGGCGCCATTTTTGGTGCTTGCGCCATGATAGTAATATCGGCATTACCAATCACGTAGCCTTGTTCTTTTACTCGACGATAAACATCTTTCAATAGCTCACGGCTGTCTGCACCCTTCCACTCATCATCAGTATCTGGGAAATGACGACCAATATCACCCGCAACAATCGCACCTAATAGAGCGTCACATAACGCATGTAGGGCAACATCACCGTCTGAGTGTGCAATAAGACCTTGTTCATAAGGGACGCTCACGCCACCAATAATTACCGGGCCTTCACCACCAAACTTATGTACATCAAAGCCATGGCCAATACGAATCATCATTATTCCTTATTCTGACTTAAATAGAACTCAGCAAGCGCTAAATCTTCTGGCTGAGTAATCTTAAAATTATCTGAACGCCCAGCGATTAAAGCGGGCGATAAACCTTTCCACTCAAAAGCTGAAGCTTCATCGGTAATAGAAACACCTTGTTGAAGCGCCTCACTTAATGCATTCCAGAGGGGTTCTGCTTTAAACATTTGCGGCGTCAGTGCGTGCCATAGATCAGCTCGTTCAACGGTATGCTCAATCTGCCCTTGGACACCTCGCTTCATCGTGTCACGAACGGGCGCGGCCAAAATAGCCCCGACATCATGGCTCATCGCGCCTGAGATCAACTTATCGATATCACCCAACTGAACACAAGGCCTTGCAGCATCGTGAACCATCACCCATTCACCAAGCTGTTGCTCTGCAATGTAATCTAAAGCAGAGAGCACGGAGTCCGCTCTTTCGCTTCCACCAGACACTCTGATCACTTGTGGGTTCTGATTTAGGGCAAGCTCTGGGTAGTATGGGTCATCTTCGCTAATCGCGACGACAATTTGAGAGACTTGTGAATGAGACAATAATTTCTCAATGGTGTGCTCTAAAATCGTTGTACCGTTAATCTTGAGATATTGCTTAGGACGGCCGGCCTGCATTCGGCTACCCACGCCCGCCGCAGGTACAACGGCAATCACGCTTTGAAGTTGAGTCGACATTAATGGGATTCCTCACCAATGATGCGATAAAACGTTTCGCCTTCTTTTACCATTCCAAGTTCATGACGTGCACGCTCTTCTATCGCGTCTAAGCCTTGGCGTAGATCGTCGATTTCAGCAAACATCTCGGCATTACGAACATGTAGCTTTTCGTTTACTTGTTGCTGAACTTGGATTTCGTTGTTCACACCGTAGTAATCAGAGATACCATTTTTACCGAGCCACAGTGTGTGTTGTAGCCAGCCAAACACTATGAGCAGTACTAAAGCAAAAATTCGCATAACACCTTTCGCCGGTTGAAAAAGAAGGAACTAGAATAAGGCACATATATACCATAATGAGCTTATTGGTGCGAGATATGTGGTGTAAGGGAATCAATAAGTAGGAGAATTATTGTTGTTCGAAACCTGTAATAAGATTCTCAACGCCCTCCTCCATCGGTCTCGATAATGACGAACAAACGACTGCAGCCGAAAGAACCAAAGACAGCGTGCCTTTCCTAAGGCACGTGCCCCGTCATTCCCAAGAAGGAGGAACGACTGAGTTGGGCATCTATCGAGGCAAACGCAAATAAGAGATCCCCCGATTCCTTCCTTCGTCAGTCTAGGGAATAACGAACTTTAGATGTAACAAGGAGGAGCTTTAAAACCTAGAGCTTCTTCCCGTCATTTTTTACAGACAAAAAAATGCCCCGCACAAGCGAGGCATTTAAAAAGCTTAGATTAACAATTCACTAGGAATTATTGACCTTTAACTTCTTTAAGACCGTTGTAAGGAGCTTTAGAACCTAGAGCTTCTTCGATACGGATTAGTTGGTTGTACTTAGCAACACGGTCAGAACGGCTCATAGAACCTGTTTTGATTTGACCTGCAGCTGTACCTACCGCTAGATCAGCGATAGTTGCATCTTCAGTTTCGCCAGAACGGTGAGAGATTACTGCAGTGTAGCCAGCGTCTTTAGCCATCTTGATAGCAGCTAGAGTCTCTGTTAGAGAACCGATTTGGTTGAACTTGATAAGGATAGAGTTAGCTACGCCTTTCTCGATACCTTCAGCAAGAATCTTAGTGTTTGTAACGAACAGATCGTCACCAACGATTTGAAGCTTGTCGCCTAGAAGTTCAGTTTGGTGCTTGAAGCCATCCCAATCTGACTCGTCAAGACCGTCTTCGATAGAAACGATTGGGAAGTTGTTCGCTAGCTCAGCTAGGTAGTGGTTGAACTCTTCAGAAGTGAAAGTTTTACCTTCGCCCTTCATGTTGTAGATGCCAGCTTCTTTGTCGAAGAACTCAGATGCTGCACAGTCCATAGCAAGAGTAACGTCTTTACCTAGTTCGTAACCAGCAGCTGCAACAGCTTCTGCGATAACTTCTAGAGCTTCAGCGTTAGACTTAAGGTTAGGAGCGAAACCACCTTCATCACCAACTGCAGTGCTGTAGCCTTTAGACTTAAGAACTTTAGCTAGGTTGTGGAATACTTCAGCGCCGATACGTAGACCTTCTTTAAGAGTTTTAGCGCCAACTGGTTGGATCATGAACTCTTGGATGTCAACGTTGTTATCTGCGTGCTCACCACCGTTGATGATGTTCATCATTGGTAGAGGCATAGAGAACTGACCAGCAGTACCGTTTAGCTCAGCGATGTGCTCGTATAGAGGCATGCCTTTCGCAGCAGCAGCAGCTTTTGCGTTAGCTAGAGATACAGCTAGGATAGCGTTCGCGCCGAACTTAGACTTGTTATCAGTACCGTCTAGGTCAAGCATGATTTGGTCAACGTCAGCTTGTGCTTTAGCGTCAGTACCAACTAGAGCTTCAGCGATTGGGCCGTTTACAGCTTCAATAGCTTTAAGAACACCTTTACCTAGGAAACGTGATTTGTCGCCGTCACGTAGCTCAAGAGCTTCGCGAGAACCAGTAGATGCGCCAGATGGAGCAGCAGCCATACCTACGAAACCGCCTTCTAGGTGTACTTCAGCTTCTACAGTTGGGTTACCACGTGAATCGATGATTTCACGACCTAGAACTTTAACGATCTTAGACATTGAATGTTTCCTTCTCGTTGAATATATAAATGTCAAATTTAAAGGTAGCAGCACAACTTACGCAGCTACCTGTATTCCTTTTTACTTTTCTAACTCGCCGCGCTGGAACTCACCAGCCGCTTTAACGAAACCTGCAAACAATGGGTGACCATCGCGAGGTGTTGAAGTGAACTCTGGGTGGAATTGAGCAGCAACGAACCATGGATGGTTCGGGTTCTCAATAACTTCAACCAGTTTCTTGTCCGCAGATAGACCCGATACTTTTAGGCCCGCTTTTTCGATTTGTGGACGAAGATTGTTGTTCACTTCGTAACGGTGACGGTGACGTTCATGGATCGTCGCGCTACCGTATAATTCGTAAGCTTTCGTACCTTTCGCTAGGTGACAAAGCTGTGAACCAAGACGCATTGTACCGCCTAGGTCAGATGATTCTGTACGCTCTTCAACTTTACCTTCGCCATCAGTCCACTCAGTGATAAGACCAACTACTGGGTACTTAGTTTCAGTACAGAATTCAGAAGAGTGCGCCCCTTCCATTTTAGCAACGTTACGAGCGTACTCGATAAGCGCTACTTGCATACCTAGACAGATACCTAAGTAAGGTACTTTGTTTTCACGAGCGTATTGAGCAGCAAGAATCTTACCTTCAACACCACGGTCACCAAAGCCACCTGGAACTAGGATTGCATCTAGGCCTTCTAAAACTTCTACGCCACGAGACTCAACGTCTTGTGAATCTACGTATTTAATATTAACGCTTAGGCGGTTTTTCAAGCCTGCGTGTTTTAGCGCTTCATTTACTGATTTGTATGCGTCTGGTAGTTCAATGTACTTACCAACCATACCAATCGTCACTTCACCCGTTGGGTTAGCTTCTTCGTAAATTACTTGTTCCCATTCAGACAGGTCTGCTTCTGGAGCTGTGATGCCGAAACGCTTACATACAAGTTCATCAGTGCCTTGAGCTTTAATAAGCTGAGGGATCTTGTAGATAGAGTCAACATCGCGCATAGAAATAACTGCATTTTCTTGCACATTACAGAACAGAGCAATTTTCTTACGCTCGTTCGAAGGAATGTTGCGGTCTGAACGACAAACTAGGATGTCTGGCTGAATACCAATAGACAGTAGCTCTTTTACAGAGTGTTGCGTTGGCTTAGTTTTCACTTCACCCGCTGCTGCTAGGTATGGCACTAGAGTAAGGTGCATGAACATTGCACGTTCACGGCCTAGTTCTACTGCTAGCTGACGAATCGCTTCCATGAATGGTAGAGATTCGATATCACCAACCGTACCACCAACTTCAACGATCGCGATATCGTGGCCAGCTGCGCCAGAAATAACACGCTCTTTGATAGAGTTAGTGATGTGTGGGATAACCTGAATTGTTGCACCTAGGTAATCACCGCGACGCTCTTTTGCTAGTACGTCTGAGTAAACACGACCTGCAGTGAAGTTGTTACGCTTAGTCATCTTGGTGCGAATGAATCGCTCATAGTGACCAAGGTCAAGGTCTGTTTCAGCGCCATCTTCCGTAACGAACACTTCACCGTGCTGAGTCGGGCTCATAGTGCCTGGATCAACGTTGATGTAAGGGTCAAGCTTCATCATAGTCACTTTAAGACCACGAGCTTCTAAAATAGCCGCAAGAGATGCTGCAGCAATACCTTTACCTAGAGAGGATACAACCCCGCCAGTAACAAAAATGTAATTTGTCGTCATGTTTAACCTGAAATTGGTTGAATGAGGGAAATGGACTACTTCTGGACGGGATGAAAATATACCAGAAGCCCCTTATCGCCACAACGTGAAATCTATCACACTGCTATTTTTTATTTTTTGCTTCAAATCAATTCATGATAAAAGCTTTGGTTATCTTTTCTCCGCCACTTTGACTTCATCCCACATGGAATCAAGCTGTTGTAGTGAAAAATCGGTCAAATTTTTATCTTGCTGACGAACTTTTTGTTCCACCCCTTTAAAGCGACGTGAAAACTTCAGATTGGCTTTGTTCAGCGCCGTTTCTGGATTTTTACCTAAATGTCGCACCAAATTGACCGTCGCAAACAGCAAATCACCTAACTCTTCTTCAACCAAATCTTCGTTAGGTGTGACTTGAAGCGCCTCTTCCAGCACCTCGTCAACTTCCTCTAAAACCTTATCGGCGACTGGCCCAATTGAGTCCCAATCAAAGCCAAATTTCGCGACCTGCTTTTGAATCTTTGTAGCACGCGAAAGCGCAGGTAGAGAGTTTGGTATTGAGTCTAGAATACTTTCTTGAGTTTTGCCTGCTTGTGCTTTTTCTTTCGCTTTTTCCGCTTCCCAGTTGGCATTGATTTCTTCATCACTGGCAAACTCGGTATCAGAGAACACATGCGGGTGACGTCGTGTTAGCTTCTCATTGATGCCATCAACCACATCAGAGAACTCAAACAACCCCTGTTCTTTCGCTAACTGGCTATAGAAGATCACCTGAAACAACAAATCACCCAACTCTTCTTGTAGGTTCGGCCAATCTTTGTTGTGAATCGCATCCACCACTTCGTACGTCTCTTCGATAGTATGCGGCACAATTGTTTCAAAATTTTGTTTTAAATCCCAAGGACAGCCACCTTCAGGATCGCGCAGCTTAGTCATGATCTGTTCAAGTTGTTCAATCGGGTGATTCATCGTTTTCTTCCTATTACTGTCTTTGATTTTTAAATTTATAACGTCTTCTAAAACTAAAAAAGGTGAGCAGCCAAAACCACTCACCTTTCTATTCTTTCCGTCATCCCCAAGAGTGAAGAATGAGCGAGTTGGGGATCTCAAACCGTTTGGCGAGATTCCCTATCACCTTCGTCCCTCACTGTAGGGAATGACGAGGATCGTATTTTAGACTATCCCAACCTTTTTACTGACATAACATCTTTGATCTGTTCGACTCGACTTGTCACTCGACTCAGAATCTCAATATTGGTGACCTCTAAATCGAAATCCATTACCGATAACTGACGTTTGTAGTCGATGCGGCTCTTCATTGTGGTCACGCTGATCTTCTCGTTCGAGAACAGTGAGGTGATGTCTTTCAACAAGCCATTACGCTCTAGCGCTTCAACACGCAGCGTTAGGATGTAAGAACCAACAAAGCCATTACCCCAAACGGTATCAATGATACGTTCTGGCGCATGTAGGCTTAGCTCACTCAGTTGTTCACAGTCACTACGGTGAACCGAGATACCACGACCTTGAGTGATGTAACCTTTTATGGTGTCGCCAGGGATTGGCTGACAACAACGAGCAAGGTGCGTCATTAGGTTATCAACACCTTCCACGACTACGGCGTCTTTCTTGGGGCGACTCTGTTGTGCTGGCTTGTTTTCCGACTCAAGCAGTTTCTCTAGCGCTTTTTTGTCTTCTTCTTCGGCTGTAGGCTTATTCACTAGCGCATTGATGTGATTAACCACTTGGTTAATACGCAAGTCGCCACTACCGATGCCAGCATAAAGCTCATCTGGCGTGTTCACGTTAAAGCGTCTTAGCGCGTATTGGTCGGCATCTTTTAGAGTTGCACCAACCTTCGCTAATTCAACCTCAAGGATGTCACGGCCCGCTTCTAGGTTCTTCTCACGACTTTGCGCGCGGAACCATGCGTTGATTTTCGCACGAGCACGTCCAGAGTGAACGAAGCCTGTGGTTGGGTTCAGCCAATCGCGAGATGGGTTCGGTTCTTTCTGGGTGATGATCTCTACTTGGTCGCCCATTGATAGCTTATGGGTGAACGGTACGATACGCCCTGCCACTTTGGCACCGATACAACGGTGACCAACCATCGAGTGGATGTGATAAGCAAAGTCCAACGGAGTTGCACCCATTGGCAAGTCAACCACATCACCACGCGGTGTAAACGCGTATACGCGGTCATCGAATACTTGGCTACGAACTTCATCCAGCATCTCGCCAGAATCCGACATCTCTTCCTGCCAATCGATAAGCTTACGCAACCAAGTGATTTTCTCGTCGTAACCACTGCGGCCACTTGAAGCACCTTCTTTGTACTTCCAGTGCGCCGCAACACCAAGCTCTGAGTCTTCGTGCATCTGCTTGGTACGGATCTGAATCTCAATGGTCTTGCCTTCAGGGCCAAGAACAACCGTGTGAATCGACTGGTAACCATTTGGCTTAGGATTCGCCACATAGTCATCAAACTCGCTTGGTAGATGTTTGTATTTGGTATGAACGACACCTAGGCCGGCATAACAGTCTTGAAGTTGGTCGGCGATGATACGCACAGCTCGAACGTCAAAAAGTTCATCGAAGGCCAAGCCTTTCTTCTGCATTTTACGCCAGATGCTGTAGATGTGTTTTGGTCGGCCACTGACTTCAGCATTGATGCTTGAACGGTTCATTTCTGCCGTTAAATCGTCAACGAAATCTGTAATGTATTGTTCACGTACGATACGACGCTCAGACAACTGTTTTGCGATCTGCTTGTAGGTGTCTGGCTGCTGGTAACGGAATGCGTAATCTTCGATTTCCCACTTAAGCTGACCAATACCTAAACGGTTCGCTAGTGGTGCGTAGATGTTAGAACACTCTTTTGCTGCCGCGCGGCGCACAGCATCAGGCGCTTTTTTCACCTCAATGAGGTTACAGATTCGCTCCGCTAGCTTGATGACTACGCAGCGGAAGTCGTCAACCATTGCTAATAACATGCGACGAACGTTATCGACTTGACCCGAGGCTGCACTGCCTTCAAGGGTCACGTTAAGCTGGCCCAAGGCCGCCATTTCTTCAACGCCATCAATCAACTTTACGGTTTCTTTGCCGTAGCTTTCTTCAAACGCTTCGCGCTCAAAAACGCCGCTAGAGACGACGGGGAAAAGTTGTGCAGCAATTAAAGTGGCACGGTCCATGGACAAGGTGACCAAGATTTCGATCATCTCGCGGCCACGCCAAAGCAAGAGCGATGCTTGCTCGTGATCTTTTAAAAGTTCTTCACAGTGACGATAAACTTTAATCAGTTTATTCGAGGTTTTTGCGTCTTGATTCAATGACGCAATCCAACTTTCTAGCTCAAACTGTTCGCTTGGGTTTAAATGTGCGCTTCGTACCGCAACCATCATGCCTTCCTAGTTATTCTGTTTATACCCAATTCAATATGACTAACTGGTTCCAAGTTAGTTCGACCATATTGATATCAGCGCAAGTTTCCCTGCGCCTTTGTGATTCATTTTGAAGCCTTGTTTAAGGGCCTCTAAGCCTTGATAAAGAGAGCCATTGATTCTAGATGACTGGTGTGTGGGAACATGTCCAACATACCAAGTTTGGCTAATTGGTAGCCTTGTTTTTCTAAGCTCTCAGAATCTCTAGCTAGAGTAGCAGGATTACACGAAACATAAACCACACGCTTCGCTCCTAACGCTGAAATTTGATCAACGATCCCACTCGCTCCAGCCCTTGCAGGGTCGAGCAGTACTTTATCGAATTTCTCTTTTGCCCAAGGCTGTGAAGATAAGTCTTCTTCAAGGTTAGCTTGGTAAAACTCGGTATTACTCAACTGGTTTAATTCTGCATTCGACGTGGCCTGCTGTACCATTTCATCAACACCTTCCACACCAACCACAAACGCCGATTGTTGTGCGATAGGCAGACTGAAGTTACCTAGCCCACAAAACAGATCCAGTACTCGCTCATCCGCTTTAGGTTCTAACCATTCAATCGCTTGAGCCACCATCTGTTGGTTTACCTTCTGGTTAACCTGAATAAAGTGGTTTGGTTCAAACGGCAATGTCACACCCGTTTCTTTATAAGCTGGCGCATCACCAACCAAGCGAAGTAATTTGTCGGTTTCTGGCATCGAGTACAGCGTCACGCCTTCTTCTTTCGCTAACGCAATCAGAGCTTGCTCATCTTTTTCTACCAAAGGCTTAAGGTGACGCAGAACCATAACAGGGCCAGTATAGCCCAATACCAATTCAGCGTGTC is a genomic window of Vibrio sp. ED004 containing:
- the surE gene encoding 5'/3'-nucleotidase SurE, coding for MKILLSNDDGVHAQGIHELANELRDLAEVIIVAPDRNRSGASNSLTLEQPLRVQEIAENTYSVQGTPTDCVHFALNELLKNDMPDLVLTGINHGANLGDDVLYSGTVAAAMEGHFLGVQSVAFSLVGKKHFKTAAAIARRIVEQHLVNPIPTNRLLNVNVPDLALEQLSGTQVTRLGARHHAEDMIKQKDPRGHDIYWLGPPGKEQDAGEGTDFYAIEHGFVSVTPLQVDLTAHESLGAMTTWLGEK
- a CDS encoding protein-L-isoaspartate(D-aspartate) O-methyltransferase; this encodes MSNPQAERLVTFLIENGIRDQKVLDAIYQLPRESFLSQAMYHQAYDNNALPIGQGQTISQPYIVAKMTELLELQQDSRVLEIGTGSGYQTAVLAQLVDHVYSVERIKSLQWDAKRRLKQLDFYNISTKHGDGWQGWSSKAPFDAIIVTAAAESIPQALLQQLKDGGRLLIPVGDDEQQLLKIVRHGDEFLSSVIEMVRFVPLVPGELA
- the ispD gene encoding 2-C-methyl-D-erythritol 4-phosphate cytidylyltransferase encodes the protein MSTQLQSVIAVVPAAGVGSRMQAGRPKQYLKINGTTILEHTIEKLLSHSQVSQIVVAISEDDPYYPELALNQNPQVIRVSGGSERADSVLSALDYIAEQQLGEWVMVHDAARPCVQLGDIDKLISGAMSHDVGAILAAPVRDTMKRGVQGQIEHTVERADLWHALTPQMFKAEPLWNALSEALQQGVSITDEASAFEWKGLSPALIAGRSDNFKITQPEDLALAEFYLSQNKE
- the truD gene encoding tRNA pseudouridine(13) synthase TruD codes for the protein MSDILSSLAYLNGKPTAKAKLKAKAEHFVVNEDLGFEFTGEGEHLMVRIRKTGENTSFVANELAKACGVKSKDVSWAGLKDRHAVTEQWLSVHLPKGEPDFSAFLAQYPSIEILATARHNKKLRPGDLVGNQFELTLSEVTDCEDVVKRLEKVAQVGVPNYFGAQRFGNEGNNLSEARRWGRDNVRTRNQNKRSLYLSAARSWIYNLILSDRIEQGAFASALVGDIVLKDGAQLTVTADNIEAVNQDIANGSALMTVALAGDNALPTTDESQALEQKHLDAEPDLMALIRGNRMRHDRREASLKPTDLTWEVNEDNVTLKFSLDAGCFATAIVRELVEEVHVERSYEQ
- the nlpD gene encoding murein hydrolase activator NlpD — encoded protein: MRSKLFKGSTLLLSCALVGCAANSPAPVSSLNKKYSSIDRGSYRGSYYEVKKGDTLYFIAYVTNKDVNDLVSYNKLSAPYTIHPGQKLKLWRPSYNAPAYGKSTVAAAAVAAPVAASTTSSAASKPKTKPQSSKNSKPAPAQTTTKVVKKDPPKKVEQSKSKEYVGSKGKQNVTPSTKPTSDKVSKWLWPTKGRVIKNFSVGEQGNKGIDIAGQRGQPIVSTAGGTVVYSGNALRGYGNLVIVKHNDNYLSAYAHNDRLLVSEGQSVKPGQKIATMGSSGASSVRLHFEIRYQGKSVNPKRYLP
- the ispF gene encoding 2-C-methyl-D-erythritol 2,4-cyclodiphosphate synthase, whose amino-acid sequence is MIRIGHGFDVHKFGGEGPVIIGGVSVPYEQGLIAHSDGDVALHALCDALLGAIVAGDIGRHFPDTDDEWKGADSRELLKDVYRRVKEQGYVIGNADITIMAQAPKMAPHIESMCQAIAQDLETSISNVNVKATTTERLGFTGRKEGIACEAVVLITKSA
- the ftsB gene encoding cell division protein FtsB; its protein translation is MRIFALVLLIVFGWLQHTLWLGKNGISDYYGVNNEIQVQQQVNEKLHVRNAEMFAEIDDLRQGLDAIEERARHELGMVKEGETFYRIIGEESH
- the eno gene encoding phosphopyruvate hydratase, encoding MSKIVKVLGREIIDSRGNPTVEAEVHLEGGFVGMAAAPSGASTGSREALELRDGDKSRFLGKGVLKAIEAVNGPIAEALVGTDAKAQADVDQIMLDLDGTDNKSKFGANAILAVSLANAKAAAAAKGMPLYEHIAELNGTAGQFSMPLPMMNIINGGEHADNNVDIQEFMIQPVGAKTLKEGLRIGAEVFHNLAKVLKSKGYSTAVGDEGGFAPNLKSNAEALEVIAEAVAAAGYELGKDVTLAMDCAASEFFDKEAGIYNMKGEGKTFTSEEFNHYLAELANNFPIVSIEDGLDESDWDGFKHQTELLGDKLQIVGDDLFVTNTKILAEGIEKGVANSILIKFNQIGSLTETLAAIKMAKDAGYTAVISHRSGETEDATIADLAVGTAAGQIKTGSMSRSDRVAKYNQLIRIEEALGSKAPYNGLKEVKGQ